A single region of the Salvia miltiorrhiza cultivar Shanhuang (shh) chromosome 8, IMPLAD_Smil_shh, whole genome shotgun sequence genome encodes:
- the LOC130996727 gene encoding 40S ribosomal protein S17-2-like, with amino-acid sequence MGRVRTKTVKKSSRQVIEGHYPKMTLDFHTNKKVLEEVAIIPSKRLRNKIAGFSTHLMKRIQKGPVRGISLKLQEEERERRMDYVPDESAIKVDRIEVDQDTVDMLESLGMKDLPGIEIRVDQHQGAIAVAPQINYGRSAARRY; translated from the coding sequence ATGGGTCGCGTCCGCACGAAGACAGTGAAGAAGTCCTCCCGGCAGGTGATTGAGGGACACTACCCGAAGATGACCCTTGACTTCCACACCAACAAGAAGGTTCTAGAAGAGGTAGCCATAATCCCGTCGAAACGCCTCCGCAACAAGATCGCCGGTTTCTCGACCCATCTGATGAAACGGATCCAGAAAGGACCCGTCCGCGGTATCTCGCTGAAGCTGCAGGAGGAGGAGCGGGAACGCCGAATGGACTACGTGCCCGATGAATCGGCGATCAAGGTCGATAGGATCGAGGTTGATCAGGATACCGTCGATATGTTGGAGTCGCTCGGCATGAAGGATCTGCCAGGTATTGAGATCAGAGTGGATCAGCATCAGGGTGCTATCGCCGTCGCGCCGCAGATCAACTACGGCCGTTCCGCCGCCAGGAGATATTGA